CAAATCTCGTAACTGCTGGGCTACTGGTTCAGCTAATAATGATGAATCGGGGCTATAGCTAGACTGACAAAAGATCCACAGGCGATTCACTACCGCTTGATTGCTATCTTTTGGCTGATACTGCTGGATTTTCACCTGTACCGACACACCTAACGGACTGAGAGTTTCGCTGAGATAGCGGGCAATGGCATTGGGGTCTCCTCGACGTGCCAAATTTTCATTAGAAAGAATCAGAGATCCACCCACAGAAGCGGATTTTTCCGAGTCTTCCAGGACTTGCTCTACCTGTTCTAGATGCCGTTCTATCTGGTTTAAATAAACCCGATGACACCATTTGGGTCGATATTCCCCTTTCTTCCGCCCATAGACAAATACTTGGTATATTGAGGGTTGTTCGTTACTAGTTAAAAGATCCAAATCTGTTTGCTGTAGCGCGTGAAGCAAGTCAGACAGAGTGCGCCAGCGTTGAGGAAACTCTGAACCTTCACAAAGAATGTGTAGGTCATTTCCCCGCAACCGGACTTTTACCCCAAAAGAGTTGATTCCTGTGGCTTGGCTTACCCACTGCACTAGTGATTTCTGACTATCTAGTAATACTGTTTTCATGGGCAGTTAACTTTAGTCATTAGTTATTGGTCATTGGTCATTGGTGAATCAAACATGAACTCAGGACTTTCTGGTAAAGACGCGTTTAATTGCGTTTCTATTCAGGTCTGGGAAACCCTGGGGCTTGTACTTGTAAACTTGTAAACTAGAAACATAGGTCTATCACACTTGGCAGTTTTTTTTTAACAATTTTGTTACCTTGTGGGCTTGCAAAATCGGCCAAAATAGACAAGTAGGTCTGGAAGTCGCACAAACGTTGAATGCACGCGTTTCTTTTTACTCATTTGCCAACAACCAAGAATTAGCAATGACTCCTACTACCCAAAAGTCCTCAGACAATACCGGATTCCATCTACCTTTGTTGAGCATTCCCCAATCTTTCCTCTTACAAATAGGTACAGCGTCTATACTACTGCTGCTCACCACAGAAAAGGCTACAGTAAAAGCCCTAGAATCTATGGGGCAAGCCAGTGAAGAATTATTTCGAGGCGATCGCCTGCCGATTCTCCCGTTTCCAGATGACAACATTTTGCATACAAGCGCCAGAGGCGGGGAAAGAAGTTAAAAAATATACTTAAATCCTAAAAGACTCATGGTTTGACCTTGAGAATTAATTGCCTTGCACAGACGCGAATCATCGCGTCTCTACGATGTAAACAGTAATCAGCTTACAAGAGCAGAAATTATGGGTTCTACTTTATACAGTTTGTCTCATGCAGCGAATTTCTACCCTGCGTCGGAATTATTTTTGCGTCATCGTCTCCAAGTAGTAGAGGAATTGTGGGAATCAGTACTCCGGCAAGAATGCGGTCAAACGATGGTGGATCTATTGCGACAATTGCGCGATTTGTGTTCGCCAGAAGGACAAGCCACAAATGACCAAGCTGCATCTGCCGTTAAGTTGATTGAACAACTGAACATCAACGAGGCAATTCGAGCAGCTCGCGCCTTTGCGTTGTATTTCCAGTTGATTAACATCATAGAGCAGGAATATGAACAACGTCAGCAATTAACCCGCTATTCTGAGGGGGAAGCCGAAACGGTCATTCAGGAGGAGAGGTTATCAAACGCTTCTTACTCCTCCAACCAAAAGGAAGATGATTCCGTTCCTGTGAATCAAGAACTAGACCTACTATCAAAAAGTTGGGTTACCAAAGCAATGGGAAAACAAAAAGGTACTTTTGCTACTCTGTTTCCCCATTTATTCAAGCTGAATGTGCCACCGCAACAAATTCAACGCCTGATCTCGCATCTGGATGTGCGTTTGGTGTTTACAGCTCACCCGACGGAAATAGTGCGTCACACCATCCGCGATAAACAAAGACAGGTGGTAAACCTGCTGCAAAAACTGGATGTAGTAGAAAACCGCACTGAAAGCACCCTGGGCGGATATCCTTGGGAAGCAGCGGATTTGCGAGAACAATTGCTGGAAGAAATTCGCCTGTGGTGGCGGACAGATGAACTCCACCAGTTCAAACCCACAGTGCTGGATGAAGTTGATTATGCCTTACACTATTTCCAAGAAGTGTTATTTGATGGTATTCCTCAACTTTATAAGCGCTTAAAATATGCTCTGGGTCAGACATTTACTTGGCTAGAACCGCCCCATAAAAACTTTTGCTCTTTTGGTTCCTGGGTAGGTTCAGATCGCGATGGTAACCCATCAGTTACACCAGAAATCACTTGGCAGACAGCTTGCTATCAGCGGAAAATGGTCTTGGAAAGATACATTAAATCAGTAAAGCAGCTGATTGAATTATTGAGTGTATCGATGCACTGGAGCGATGTCTTACCAGAGTTGCTGGAATCTTTAGAGATGGATCAGTCGCAGTTAAGTGATGTGTACGATGCACTGGCGTTGCGTTATCGCCAAGAACCCTATCGCTTGAAACTGGCTTATGTGCTGAGACGGTTGGAAAATAGTCGCGATCGCAATGTAGCTTTGTATAACCACGAAAAGTCACCCAAGGAAGACTCCCCCATGTATCGTTCGGGGTCGGAGTTTTTGGCAGAATTGCGGTTAATTGAACGTAATTTGACTGAAACTGGTTTAAGCTGTCGGGAGTTAGAAACGCTGATTTGTCAAGTAGAAATTTTTGACTTTAACTTGACTCAGTTGGATATCCGCCAAGAATCAACGCGACACTCTGATGCTTTAAATGAGATTCTGGAATATCTGCAAGTCTTACCCCAATCCTATAACGAGCTATCGGAAGAACAGCGAGTGGCTTGGCTAACTGGGGAACTGCAAACCCGGCGACCATTAATTCCCGCAGAATTGCCATTTTCGGAAAAAACCAACGATGTGATTGAAACTTTCCGAATCTTGCGATCGCTACAGCAGGAGTTTGGTGTCAACATCTGCCAAACTTACATCATTAGTATGTGCCGGGAAGTTAGCGATGTCTTGGAAGTTTTACTCTTAGCCAAAGAATCCCGACTTTTTGACCCGGTGGTGGCTGTGGGGACTATTCAGGTTGTTCCCTTATTTGAGACAGTAGAAGACCTACAACGCTCTAGAAGCGTCATGCGGCAGTTATTTGAACTCCCGCTATATCGGGCTTTATTAGCAGGTGGCTATGAAGCACTCAAAGCCATTCAGCAAGAAGGTTCTTCATTGCCGATTGTCCCGACTACGGCTTCTCCCCTCACCCCTAACTTACAAGAAGTCATGCTGGGGTATTCTGATAGCAATAAAGACTCTGGTTTTTTAAGTAGCAACTGGGAAATTCATAAAGCCCAAAAATCACTCCAGACAATCGCGGAAGGATATGGTCTGAGTTTGCGGATTTTCCACGGACGCGGGGGTTCTGTGGGACGAGGAGGCGGCCCAGCTTTTGAGGCGATTTTGGCGCAACCAGGACACAGTATTAATGGGCGGATTAAGATTACTGAACAAGGGGAAGTATTAGCTTCTAAATATTCGTTGCTGGATTTAGCTTTGTATAATCTGGAAACCATTACCACGGCTGTAATTCAAGCCAGTCTATTACGCACCGGGTTTGATGATATTGAACCTTGGAATGAGATTATGGAAGAATTAGCAGTGCGATCGCGTCAACATTATCGCGCACTCATTTACGAGCAACCAGATTTCATCGACTTTTTTCACCAAGTTACCCCCATAGAAGAAATTAGCCAGTTACAAATCAGTTCTCGTCCAGCACGACGACCATCTGGAAAGAAAGATTTAAGCAGTCTGCGAGCTATTCCTTGGGTATTTAGCTGGACACAAACCCGATTTTTGCTGCCTTCTTGGTATGGTATCGGCACAGCTTTACAGGGATTCTTAAATGAGGAAGAGGAAACAGAAGAACACCTGAAATTGCTCCGCTACTTTTACATGAAATGGCCTTTCTTCAAAATGGTGATTTCCAAAGCAGAAATGACCTTAGCCAAAGTAGATATGCAAATGGCACATCACTATGTTCAAGAACTCTCTAACCCTGAAGACAAAGAACGGCTAGAAAAAGTTTTTGAGCAAATTGCCAACGAATTCTATCTCACTAGAGATTTAGTGCTAAAAATTACTGGTCACAGTCGGCTTTTGGATGGTGATCCTGTATTACAACGTTCAGTGCAGTTACGCAATGGTACAATTGTACCTTTAGGATTCATCCAAGTTTCCCTACTCAAACGCTTGCGACAGTCCCGGAATATTACTGCTACTTCTGGCGTGATTCACTCTCGTTACAGCAAAGGAGAGTTACTGCGAGGCGCACTGTTAACGATTAACGGGATTGCCGCCGGGATGAGAAATACAGGCTGACCGAAGAGGCAGGAGAGCAGGGAGCAGGGGAGCAGGGAGCTGGGGAGATTTGGAATTCCCCTGCCAAAAGGGTTCTGAGCAACTAAATCTATTTATACTCAAAGTAGGGTGGGTTACGCAGCGTAACCCACCATTCATTGCTGAATTCAACTCATGATTAAAAATAGACTTTTAACTTGTACCTTTTTAGCTTTAACATCAGGATTTTTTGGTGGTTACATCGGTGGACAAATGACATCGATACTGCATAACCAGAAATGTCAAAACCAAGCTTGGGGTTTAAAGGTGATGTGTAATGTTTGGGTAACGCCCGGAGCTGCTTTGCAAGGTACTACAACTGGATTATGGACAGGTACTATTTTAGGAGCATTTGTTGGCGGTTCTATTACACGCCCAGAATGATCAGTGGCTAATTGCGTCAGCAAGGCTGGTAAAATCTACCCATAGCCTTGAGAATAAATTGCCATGCCTACTGAAACTAATGAAGTAAATTCTACAACCAAGGGTGCTGATGCTATCGACGAAGCGATCGCCCAAGGAATCGATTTTGATGGTTCTGCCATTCCGCCTGCAAAGCTAGAACTGTATAGCAAAGTCATGGCACTAGAGGGAAATAGACAGCGTAGTGGCGTATCGAATACCATGCGATCGCGCATTGTGCGAATTGGCGCAAAACACATTCCTCAAGCCGAACTTGATAAATTCCTTGTAGAAGCAGGTTTTGCACCCCTAAAAGAGAAAGAAATTGCCTTCTTCTATGGCGGTAAGTGATATTCTTACCGAAAAATTGGGTTGAAAGCCCCGTCGTAGAACGACGGCTTTTAATTCATTAGTGTACTAAGATGCTGCTACACTAATTGTAGTGGAAAGGTAATCAACCACTTAAAAAACCTAGCCGTTGAAAGACAAAGCACTGAACCTTCTCCCAAAGGGAGAGGCTTCGCCAAGATAATTGAATCTATGCGGTTCTACTGCATTATTCTAGTTTCCTCCTAGCAGTAGGTAAAAGATTCATAGGGGCTAGACGACTCAGAATTTTGAAACAAATGTTTCAAACTAAACAGGACTTGCACTCATGCAAATAGGGTAGGGCATACCCGAATTAACGCTTGGGGAGAATCCCATCTCTGGTCTAGATGACGCAAGGACTCTAGGTTAAGTGGTTTCTTTGAACCAAGAATCCCCGTCGATTTATCGCGTGGAGTGTCAATTTTCTAAAGTTCTCACCGTCACTACTTGAGGCGGTGTGGAATCGGGTGGATAAATTAAATCTAACTGGACATTGCGCTGATTTGAAGGTGGCAGTGTAACTTGCAATAATGGTTCTAAAACTTGAGCCGTTCTATGCCATAGATGCACGTAGCGCGTTTTGTCTTGTCCCTGGTCATCAACATAACGCAATCTGACAGTACCTCGAAAAAATGGAAAATCTAGGGATGGCTTGAGAAAACGCACACCACCTTGAGATAATTTATCTTCCTTCAAAGGTGTTTCTAGGGTAATAGTCACCTTCTGGGTTTCGTTAGTGTTGTTGTTTAGGGGCAAGTTGAGGTTATATTCCACCCCATAATTACCGTGCGCTTCATAAGCTGTATCGGCATAGCGTACCAGCATTTTCGCCGTTTGATTTTGTTCAGTACCTAATCGACCACTCCGCAGAGTGTCTAAAGCATAGGAAATGCCTTTGCCTGGTTGAGGAATTGTCAAATACTCAGCTTCGGGATCATCCACTAGCTTTGCTTGCCACTGGGAACCTTGGGAGACACCAGCGACGCGCCCATAAATCAGTTGTCCACTGGTAGCATCGGGAGAAGAGGGGGTTTTATCCCTTGGCCCGGCTAAGTTTCCAGTATCCAGTAATGCTTGCCATTCTGCAAGAGTCGGTGCGCGATCGCTATCATCAGCATTTTTCTTCGCAAATGTAGCCAAACTAGCTGCATAAATTTCGCCACTACTACGCAGACGCATGAAGCTAGAACGACCATTGACAGGCTTTTCTAAATGTCGCACGGGAATAGGATGATTGAGTAACATTCGACTTGTTCCGGCGGGAATTACCAGTTTGGCGGGAAAATCAGCTTGGCGAATGCCTCGAAGTACGTCACTCACAGCCCGATTGCCTGGACCTGAGTAGGCTTTACCATCATTATTTTCTACATAAGGGGGTAAGGTAACGAAGGGTGCATCCTCCATCAAATAGCTTGCAGCCTGCAACACATCCACCGTCACAGATTTTTTACCAGGGTTATGCAGAATTACTCCTAGATAAAGCGTTTGTAAATCCTTGGGAGTATGGGTGTAGTGGTGGGCAAATAAATCAAAGCGTCCCTGGAAAGGAAAATTGAGGTGTGCTGCGGGTAATTTTTTTCCATTTGCCGGAAATGTAGACAGCAAAATCCCCTCGGTTTTCACCCATTCTGGACTATTGCTATTAAATACAGGTATGGTATCCAAATTCCCAGGTAAAGCACGTACTTCCCCAACCTGCACTATCTCTTGGGGTGTTGGCTTTGGTGAACTTTGGGCAACTACTGAATCATCATTCCGAATATTAGAGTTAAAAATTGTACATCCGACTATGGGAGCGATCGCAAGTCCGAATAGAAGTAAAAATATAGTTTTGGGTAATTTATTTTGAGATTGTTTGACTGACATCTTTGTTGATTTCCCGGAAACTGATGATTCAAAGATCACAAGTTGTAGCTACAAGTTCCTGGAAACAGATTTCTTAAAGCACTTACATCTGGCTGTTGACATCACTCCACCTTTGACTTGCATCAAAGTCTCCCCTCTCCTTACTAAGGCTATCGTGTACACAGAAGTCGGTAAATTCTCGTTTGTGTCATAAGACCCCACCCCTAACCCCTCCCCGCAAGCGAGGAGGGGAACTGGATTTTTGCTTAAACCCTTTTTTAGGGCGGGAAACCCTTTCTGGATCAAGATGTGTGTACACCCTAGCCTTAGTAAGGAGAGGGGCTGGGGGTGAGGTTCTGTATTTTAATTAATCCACATTATTCCTCATAAAAAAAGACAGACTTTTCGCCTGTCCACAAAAGTATTGATTTAGCAAAGAATTTAGAAATTAAGTTCAGCAGCTTGGACTTTTTCCACTTGCTTCTTCTTCAGCACGAGCATTACTTGAGCTAACATTACAAGTGCAACAAAGGCAATCATGCCTTGAACTCGGCTTGAGTCTTGCAAGACAATTTCTACATCTTTTTGACCAAATCCACCGACATTGGGGTTATTAGTCAAAGCATCACCAGCAGTTACAGATTGTCCTTCAGAAACAATCAATTCTGGACCTGCGGGAATGGTATCAATAGTAGTATCGCCAGATGCTGTTTGGATATTTACTAGATATTTGGCATTACCATTTTCATCTTCCTCTTTGGCAATCTTGCTAATTGTGCCAGTAGCGGAAGCATTATAAATGGTATTATTGCTCTTTTCACCAGTAGGATAAACTTGTCCACGTCCCCGGTTTGCACCTAAGTGAACTGAATATTTACCGAAGTGAATATTTTTATCAGTGGCGGGGTTGGGTGAAAGAACTGGGAAGACAATTTCTTGATACTGTTCACCGGGAATAGGACCCACAAGAAGAACATTCTCGCTGTCTTCAGTGTAGGGTTGGAAGTAAACATCGCCTACTTCTTCTTTCAGTTCTTCAGAAATGCGGTCTGCTGGGGCAATTTTGAAGCCTTCGGGTAACATCAACACAGCG
This Nodularia sp. LEGE 06071 DNA region includes the following protein-coding sequences:
- the ppc gene encoding phosphoenolpyruvate carboxylase, with the translated sequence MGSTLYSLSHAANFYPASELFLRHRLQVVEELWESVLRQECGQTMVDLLRQLRDLCSPEGQATNDQAASAVKLIEQLNINEAIRAARAFALYFQLINIIEQEYEQRQQLTRYSEGEAETVIQEERLSNASYSSNQKEDDSVPVNQELDLLSKSWVTKAMGKQKGTFATLFPHLFKLNVPPQQIQRLISHLDVRLVFTAHPTEIVRHTIRDKQRQVVNLLQKLDVVENRTESTLGGYPWEAADLREQLLEEIRLWWRTDELHQFKPTVLDEVDYALHYFQEVLFDGIPQLYKRLKYALGQTFTWLEPPHKNFCSFGSWVGSDRDGNPSVTPEITWQTACYQRKMVLERYIKSVKQLIELLSVSMHWSDVLPELLESLEMDQSQLSDVYDALALRYRQEPYRLKLAYVLRRLENSRDRNVALYNHEKSPKEDSPMYRSGSEFLAELRLIERNLTETGLSCRELETLICQVEIFDFNLTQLDIRQESTRHSDALNEILEYLQVLPQSYNELSEEQRVAWLTGELQTRRPLIPAELPFSEKTNDVIETFRILRSLQQEFGVNICQTYIISMCREVSDVLEVLLLAKESRLFDPVVAVGTIQVVPLFETVEDLQRSRSVMRQLFELPLYRALLAGGYEALKAIQQEGSSLPIVPTTASPLTPNLQEVMLGYSDSNKDSGFLSSNWEIHKAQKSLQTIAEGYGLSLRIFHGRGGSVGRGGGPAFEAILAQPGHSINGRIKITEQGEVLASKYSLLDLALYNLETITTAVIQASLLRTGFDDIEPWNEIMEELAVRSRQHYRALIYEQPDFIDFFHQVTPIEEISQLQISSRPARRPSGKKDLSSLRAIPWVFSWTQTRFLLPSWYGIGTALQGFLNEEEETEEHLKLLRYFYMKWPFFKMVISKAEMTLAKVDMQMAHHYVQELSNPEDKERLEKVFEQIANEFYLTRDLVLKITGHSRLLDGDPVLQRSVQLRNGTIVPLGFIQVSLLKRLRQSRNITATSGVIHSRYSKGELLRGALLTINGIAAGMRNTG
- a CDS encoding DUF4090 family protein, giving the protein MPTETNEVNSTTKGADAIDEAIAQGIDFDGSAIPPAKLELYSKVMALEGNRQRSGVSNTMRSRIVRIGAKHIPQAELDKFLVEAGFAPLKEKEIAFFYGGK
- a CDS encoding DUF3370 domain-containing protein; its protein translation is MSVKQSQNKLPKTIFLLLFGLAIAPIVGCTIFNSNIRNDDSVVAQSSPKPTPQEIVQVGEVRALPGNLDTIPVFNSNSPEWVKTEGILLSTFPANGKKLPAAHLNFPFQGRFDLFAHHYTHTPKDLQTLYLGVILHNPGKKSVTVDVLQAASYLMEDAPFVTLPPYVENNDGKAYSGPGNRAVSDVLRGIRQADFPAKLVIPAGTSRMLLNHPIPVRHLEKPVNGRSSFMRLRSSGEIYAASLATFAKKNADDSDRAPTLAEWQALLDTGNLAGPRDKTPSSPDATSGQLIYGRVAGVSQGSQWQAKLVDDPEAEYLTIPQPGKGISYALDTLRSGRLGTEQNQTAKMLVRYADTAYEAHGNYGVEYNLNLPLNNNTNETQKVTITLETPLKEDKLSQGGVRFLKPSLDFPFFRGTVRLRYVDDQGQDKTRYVHLWHRTAQVLEPLLQVTLPPSNQRNVQLDLIYPPDSTPPQVVTVRTLEN
- the petA gene encoding cytochrome f yields the protein MRNARTTASLTRTARAIMQTLLIAIATLTFYFTSDLALPQSAAAYPFWAQQTYPESPREPTGRIVCANCHLAAKPAEVEVPQSVLPDTVFKAVVKIPYDTNIQQVGADGSKVGLNVGAVLMLPEGFKIAPADRISEELKEEVGDVYFQPYTEDSENVLLVGPIPGEQYQEIVFPVLSPNPATDKNIHFGKYSVHLGANRGRGQVYPTGEKSNNTIYNASATGTISKIAKEEDENGNAKYLVNIQTASGDTTIDTIPAGPELIVSEGQSVTAGDALTNNPNVGGFGQKDVEIVLQDSSRVQGMIAFVALVMLAQVMLVLKKKQVEKVQAAELNF